In Brachypodium distachyon strain Bd21 chromosome 2, Brachypodium_distachyon_v3.0, whole genome shotgun sequence, one genomic interval encodes:
- the LOC100832537 gene encoding protein BREAST CANCER SUSCEPTIBILITY 2 homolog B isoform X2, translated as MQRRWQVFAQPDGSLAWIPVAPPAPPPLPGRAAGSALPTVPAAAVAPAPAASGDDGALVEETLGAGGAEGARAASMKDILVQARNKMVEGDGMSEAIVDGGKDELFCTGSGRSVSVSERTIRRARALVGDEAGETSNKRIKQPIGDGADLEGELGGMDVSFRGEGHNSSMSPVFQTGSGKAVSLSKDSVQKARVILEDVGGVDSMEQFPLFQTGSGRAVSVSVASFQKAKSVLGENNTSGGNTESFGRPDQPMMFQTGSGRPVMISEGPTESCRAAVLEEDAEKSGHCGTNCQFPMFQTGLGRPVAVSRSSVQKARAVLEEQNIKETGHGDTSDCPTILQTETPRSVLMSSSLITNDRSVTPKGDSTMQEKNHVDDDHLPLFQTGLGRSVAISKSSIKRASAVLEPRNIAKELEDEAHLHGGHDGALVFKTGLGRTILASENSIKKVQVILEAQEEAKSVNNDNGEAYAEDATFQAGAQKFVPQNGSSSHNASILFEQGSFAEKGYEDYGSQLPMFQTGSGKSVLISESSVQKARAVLEEECNMNRDNHKLLNSKDKKFHVFTSPLKTTCARTVNISSVGVSRAAALLGLEENTLSTQFFGHVGEKLGTKITVERENPEQRLGTASVHGISGGCSMSSFPTENQVLKEPHMSFLLSNSTLSDSGECPIRFSTAGGRSMAISSDALQRAKSLLGESELAVSKDDLVGHSSVSVSKDEIPSSTLAWKEGDLDLPKISRAEGKTELSTFSHEAIPEKKHTGSFGYAVPDTLATKGNGNRFHVGSHSISNIPKIPKPSSRCLSESDNASDTKDMARRLHMPSGALVDITNFMGEHSGNINHVNNEKRRSVGRNSASPFKRPRSSRFIAPINTNKQSSTGVHKLPPTLITPCRTKLSACYPFQHKRKTWKEYFGGRPCFNLSEHLTDEVKLMDAKRAEKYTFDSLGTGAEEFQKMLLACGASSTYATKEWVSNHYKWIVWKLASLERCYPTKAAGKFLTVANVFEELKYRYDREVNNGHRSAIKKILEGNALPSLMMVLCISAIHSRPGISKCKLEAGRADTNEDISGNKSLTAAHRNKSAQIELTDGWYALEASLDVALSEQLDKRKLSIGQKLRIWGASLCGWTGPVSFHEASGTVKLMVHVNGSYRARWDDTLGFCKHVGPPLAFKCIKASGGRVPRTLVGVSRIYPVLYKEKLPDGRSVVRSERMERKAVQMYHQRVSKITEDILCEQEENCGSTDDSEEGAKICKMLERAAEPEVMMAGMTSEQMMSFSSYQEKQKVVRQNKVAKKVEKALEVAGLGPRDITPFLKLRVTSLVHKTTATKTTKEGLITIWNPTEKQKADLVEGQIYFVTGLVPCTYCTDILYLHARGPSTMWKQLASVQAKDFEPFFTPRKVVELSSFGDVPLASEFDIAGVVLHVGDVYLCSSQKRQWLFLTDGSKFISGQQSTEQNDCLLAVSFSCPIAGDDYAFFSYALSGNTVGFSNLVKRQKDQMRRLWVAEATESTTYTISHEISKRSHLKEAATCAEKWASSSYPKIQELKERVLCIIGDSGG; from the exons ATGCAGAGGAGGTGGCAGGTCTTTGCCCAGCCCGACGGCAGCCTCGCCTGGATCCCcgtcgcgccgcccgctcctccgccgctgccggggcgcgCCGCGGGTTCGGCCCTGCCGACGGTGCCCGCCGCGGCCGtagcccccgcccccgccgcctctgGGGACGACGGCGCGCTGGTAGAAG AAACCCtaggcgcgggcggcgccgaggGAGCCCGTGCCGCGTCCATGAAGGACATCCTCGTCCAAG CTCGGAATAAGATGGTTGAAGGTGACGGGATGTCCGAAGCAATTGTGGATGGAGGAAAGGATGAGCTGTTCTGCACTGGATCGGGGAGATCAGTGTCTGTCAGTGAGAGGACCATAAGGAGAGCCAGAGCGTTAGTTGGTGATGAGGCGGGGGAGACGAGTAATAAGAGGATAA AGCAACCGATTGGTGATGGCGCTGATTTAGAGGGCGAATTGGGAGGCATGGATGTATCATTTAGAG GTGAAGGGCATAACAGTAGCATGTCCCCAGTGTTCCAAACTGGATCAGGAAAAGCAGTCTCGCTGAGCAAGGACTCAGTCCAGAAGGCAAGAGTTATTTTAGAAG ATGTGGGAGGTGTGGACAGCATGGAACAGTTTCCATTATTCCAAACTGGTTCAGGTCGAGCTGTATCAGTCAGTGTGGCATCTTTTCAGAAAGCCAAGTCTGTCTTGGGGGAAAATAATACGAGCGGAG GAAATACAGAGAGTTTTGGTAGGCCTGACCAGCCTATGATGTTCCAAACTGGTTCAGGAAGGCCAGTCATGATCAGCGAAGGACCCACTGAGAGCTGTAGGGCTGCGGTGTTGGAGGAAGACGCTGAAAAGAGTG GACATTGCGGTACCAACTGCCAGTTCCCAATGTTCCAAACAGGTTTAGGGAGGCCTGTTGCTGTGAGCCGGAGCTCAGTTCAGAAGGCAAGGGCAGTATTGGAGGAACAGAATATTAAAGAAACTG GACATGGAGATACCAGTGATTGTCCCACAATTCTTCAAACTGAAACACCGAGGTCCGTTTTGATGAGTAGCAGCTTAATCACGAATGATAGATCTGTCACACCAAAGGGAGATAGTACAATGCAAG AGAAAAATCATGTGGATGATGACCACTTACCGTTGTTTCAAACTGGGTTAGGGAGGTCAGTTGCAATAAGTAAGAGCTCAATTAAGAGGGCTAGTGCAGTTCTGGAGCCAAGGAACATTGCAAAGGAATTGGAAG ATGAAGCTCATTTACATGGTGGCCATGATGGCGCTCTAGTGTTTAAAACTGGACTTGGAAGAACCATCTTAGCAAGTGAGAACTCTATAAAGAAAGTACAGGTTATTTTAGAGgctcaagaagaagctaaAAGTG TAAATAATGACAATGGAGAAGCCTATGCTGAAGATGCAACGTTCCAAGCTGGAGCGCAAAAGTTTGTACCCCAAAATGGAAGTTCAAGTCATAATGCCAGTATCCTCTTTGAGCAAGGAAGCTTTGCGGAGAAAG gatATGAAGACTATGGAAGTCAACTGCCGATGTTCCAAACCGGATCTGGAAAGTCGGTCTTGATTAGTGAAAGCTCAGTGCAGAAGGCAAGGGCTGTTCTGGAGGAAGAATGCAATATGAACAGAG ATAATCATAAGCTCCTTAACAGCAAGGACAAAAAGTTTCATGTCTTTACTTCGCCTCTGAAGACAACCTGTGCAAGAACAGTAAATATATCTTCAGTTGGAGTTTCTCGAGCTGCTGCTTTGTTGGGGTTGGAGGAGAATACCCTTTCAACACAATTTTTCGGACACGTGGGAGAAAAGCTAGGTACAAAGATAACTGTTGAGCGGGAAAATCCAGAACAGAGGCTTGGTACTGCATCTGTTCATGGAATTTCTGGTGGTTGCTCCATGAGTTCTTTCCCAACAGAAAACCAAGTACTTAAGGAACCACATATGTCATTTCTACTTTCTAATAGCACTCTCTCCGATTCTGGTGAGTGTCCTATCAGATTCAGTACTGCAGGTGGCAGATCAATGGCTATTTCTAGTGATGCACTTCAACGCGCGAAAAGCCTTTTGGGTGAATCAGAACTTGCGGTTTCGAAAGATGATTTAGTTGGGCACTCTTCGGTATCTGTTTCTAAAGATGAGATACCAAGTTCAACTCTTGCCTGGAAAGAAGGTGATCTTGATTTACCAAAAATAAGTAGGGCTGAGGGCAAAACTGAATTATCAACATTTTCTCACGAAGCAATTCCTGAGAAGAAGCACACTGGTTCCTTTGGATATGCTGTACCCGATACCctggcgaccaagggaaatGGTAACAGGTTTCATGTGGGGAGTCATTCAATCAGTAATATCCCAAAGATCCCGAAGCCTTCTTCCAGATGTTTATCTGAATCAGACAATGCAAGTGACACTAAGGACATGGCTCGACGACTCCATATGCCATCGGGAGCATTGGTTGACATCACTAACTTCATGGGTGAACATTCTGGAAATATCAACCATGTTAATaatgagaagagaagaagtgTGGGAAGAAATTCTGCATCCCCATTTAAACGGCCCCGCTCATCCAG GTTCATCGCGCCTATAAACACCAACAAACAGTCCTCTACTG GAGTACACAAACTGCCACCAACTCTGATCACTCCCTGTCGAACAAAGCTTTCTGCATGTTATCCTTTTCAACATAAAAGGAAAACTTGGAAAGAGTATTTCGGTGGCCGTCCTTGCTTCAATCTTTCG GAACATCTAACAGATGAAGTAAAGCTCATGGATGCAAAAAGAGCTGAGAAGTATACGTTCGATAGCTTGGGTACTGGTGCAGAAGAATTTCAGAAGATGCTGCTTGCCTGTGGTGCTTCGTCGACATATGCAACTAAAGA ATGGGTGAGCAATCACTATAAATGGATCGTGTGGAAACTTGCTTCACTTGAGAGATGCTATCCAACTAAAGCTGCTGGTAAATTCTTGACAGTTGCTAATGTTTTTGAAGAGCTGAAGTATAG GTATGACAGAGAAGTGAACAATGGCCATCGGTCAGCAATAAAGAAGATTTTAGAAGGAAATGCTTTGCCATCTTTGATGATGGTGCTGTGCATTTCAGCTATTCACTCTCGTCCTGGCATAAGCAAATGTAAGTTGGAGGCTGGTAGAGCAGATACAAACGAGGACATCAGTGGCAATAAAAGCCTGACAGCTGCTCATAGAAACAAGTCTGCACAAATTGAATTAACTGATGGATG GTATGCCCTAGAAGCTTCATTAGATGTGgcactttccgaacaactagATAAAAGAAAGCTTTCTATCGGACAAAAGCTTCGG ATATGGGGAGCTTCTTTGTGTGGTTGGACTGGGCCTGTATCATTTCATGAG GCATCTGGTACCGTCAAATTGATGGTCCATGTAAATGGCAGTTATCGTGCAAGATGGGACGATACTTTGGGGTTCT GCAAGCATGTTGGACCCCCGCTGGCATTCAAGTGCATAAAAGCTTCCGGTGGCCGAGTCCCTAGGACACTGGTTGGAGTTTCAAGGATATATCCTGTTCTGTACAAGGAGAAGTTGCCCGATGGTCGATCTGTTGTGAGATCTGAAAGGATGGAAAGAAAGGCGGTACAAATGTACCACCAAAG AGTATCTAAGATCACGGAAGATATTCTGTGTgaacaagaagaaaactgTGGCAGTACTGATGATAGTGAGGAAGGGGCGAAAATTTGCAAAATGCTAGAGCGGGCGGCTGAGCCTGAAGTTATGATGGCAGGCATGACTTCAGAGCAGATGATGTCTTTCTCCTCTTATCAAGAAAAGCAAAAG GTAGTTAGGCAAAACAAAGTGGCCAAGAAGGTTGAAAAGGCACTGGAAGTTGCTGGCCTTGGTCCAAGAGATATTACACCATTTTTGAAATTGAGAGTGACGAGCCTTGTTCATAAAACCACTGCTACAAAAACCACCAAGGAAGGGCTAATAACAATTTGGAACCCTACCGAGAAGCAA AAAGCCGACCTGGTGGAGGGACAAATTTATTTTGTCACAGGACTGGTGCCTTGTACCTATTGTACTGACATTCTTTACTTGCATGCTAGAGGACCATCTACGATGTGGAAGCAGTTAGCATCAGTACAGGCTAAAGATTTTGA ACCATTTTTCACTCCACGTAAGGTGGTTGAACTGTCATCATTTGGTGATGTACCACTTGCAAG TGAATTTGACATTGCAGGTGTTGTTTTGCATGTCGGCGACGTTTATTTATGTAGCAGCCAGAAAAGGCAGTGGCTCTTTTTGACAGATGGATCTAAATTTATCTCAGGCCAGCAGTCCACAGAGCAAAACGATTGTCTTCTAGCAGTTAGCTTTTCTTGCCCAATTGCTGGTGACGACTATGCATTTTTCAGTTATGCCCTTTCTGGAAATACA GTTGGTTTCAGTAATCTCGTCAAGCGACAGAAAGACCAGATGAGGCGCTTATGGGTAGCCGAGGCAACAGAGAGCACCACCTATACCATTTCCCATGAGATCTCCAAAAGATCGCATCTTAAGGAAGCTGCGACATGTGCTGAGAAATGGGCTTCAAGTTCTTATCCT AAAATTCAGGAGCTAAAGGAAAGGGTTTTGTGCATAATTGGTGACAGTGGTGGCTGA
- the LOC100832537 gene encoding protein BREAST CANCER SUSCEPTIBILITY 2 homolog B isoform X6 — protein sequence MQRRWQVFAQPDGSLAWIPVAPPAPPPLPGRAAGSALPTVPAAAVAPAPAASGDDGALVEETLGAGGAEGARAASMKDILVQARNKMVEGDGMSEAIVDGGKDELFCTGSGRSVSVSERTIRRARALVGDEAGETSNKRIKQPIGDGADLEGELGGMDVSFRGEGHNSSMSPVFQTGSGKAVSLSKDSVQKARVILEDVGGVDSMEQFPLFQTGSGRAVSVSVASFQKAKSVLGENNTSGGNTESFGRPDQPMMFQTGSGRPVMISEGPTESCRAAVLEEDAEKSGHCGTNCQFPMFQTGLGRPVAVSRSSVQKARAVLEEQNIKETGHGDTSDCPTILQTETPRSVLMSSSLITNDRSVTPKGDSTMQEKNHVDDDHLPLFQTGLGRSVAISKSSIKRASAVLEPRNIAKELEDEAHLHGGHDGALVFKTGLGRTILASENSIKKVQVILEAQEEAKSVNNDNGEAYAEDATFQAGAQKFVPQNGSSSHNASILFEQGSFAEKGYEDYGSQLPMFQTGSGKSVLISESSVQKARAVLEEECNMNRDNHKLLNSKDKKFHVFTSPLKTTCARTVNISSVGVSRAAALLGLEENTLSTQFFGHVGEKLGTKITVERENPEQRLGTASVHGISGGCSMSSFPTENQVLKEPHMSFLLSNSTLSDSGECPIRFSTAGGRSMAISSDALQRAKSLLGESELAVSKDDLVGHSSVSVSKDEIPSSTLAWKEGDLDLPKISRAEGKTELSTFSHEAIPEKKHTGSFGYAVPDTLATKGNGNRFHVGSHSISNIPKIPKPSSRCLSESDNASDTKDMARRLHMPSGALVDITNFMGEHSGNINHVNNEKRRSVGRNSASPFKRPRSSRFIAPINTNKQSSTGVHKLPPTLITPCRTKLSACYPFQHKRKTWKEYFGGRPCFNLSKEHLTDEVKLMDAKRAEKYTFDSLGTGAEEFQKMLLACGASSTYATKEWVSNHYKWIVWKLASLERCYPTKAAGKFLTVANVFEELKYRYDREVNNGHRSAIKKILEGNALPSLMMVLCISAIHSRPGISKCKLEAGRADTNEDISGNKSLTAAHRNKSAQIELTDGWYALEASLDVALSEQLDKRKLSIGQKLRIWGASLCGWTGPVSFHEASGTVKLMVHVNGSYRARWDDTLGFCKHVGPPLAFKCIKASGGRVPRTLVGVSRIYPVLYKEKLPDGRSVVRSERMERKAVQMYHQRVSKITEDILCEQEENCGSTDDSEEGAKICKMLERAAEPEVMMAGMTSEQMMSFSSYQEKQKVVRQNKVAKKVEKALEVAGLGPRDITPFLKLRVTSLVHKTTATKTTKEGLITIWNPTEKQRTIYDVEAVSISTG from the exons ATGCAGAGGAGGTGGCAGGTCTTTGCCCAGCCCGACGGCAGCCTCGCCTGGATCCCcgtcgcgccgcccgctcctccgccgctgccggggcgcgCCGCGGGTTCGGCCCTGCCGACGGTGCCCGCCGCGGCCGtagcccccgcccccgccgcctctgGGGACGACGGCGCGCTGGTAGAAG AAACCCtaggcgcgggcggcgccgaggGAGCCCGTGCCGCGTCCATGAAGGACATCCTCGTCCAAG CTCGGAATAAGATGGTTGAAGGTGACGGGATGTCCGAAGCAATTGTGGATGGAGGAAAGGATGAGCTGTTCTGCACTGGATCGGGGAGATCAGTGTCTGTCAGTGAGAGGACCATAAGGAGAGCCAGAGCGTTAGTTGGTGATGAGGCGGGGGAGACGAGTAATAAGAGGATAA AGCAACCGATTGGTGATGGCGCTGATTTAGAGGGCGAATTGGGAGGCATGGATGTATCATTTAGAG GTGAAGGGCATAACAGTAGCATGTCCCCAGTGTTCCAAACTGGATCAGGAAAAGCAGTCTCGCTGAGCAAGGACTCAGTCCAGAAGGCAAGAGTTATTTTAGAAG ATGTGGGAGGTGTGGACAGCATGGAACAGTTTCCATTATTCCAAACTGGTTCAGGTCGAGCTGTATCAGTCAGTGTGGCATCTTTTCAGAAAGCCAAGTCTGTCTTGGGGGAAAATAATACGAGCGGAG GAAATACAGAGAGTTTTGGTAGGCCTGACCAGCCTATGATGTTCCAAACTGGTTCAGGAAGGCCAGTCATGATCAGCGAAGGACCCACTGAGAGCTGTAGGGCTGCGGTGTTGGAGGAAGACGCTGAAAAGAGTG GACATTGCGGTACCAACTGCCAGTTCCCAATGTTCCAAACAGGTTTAGGGAGGCCTGTTGCTGTGAGCCGGAGCTCAGTTCAGAAGGCAAGGGCAGTATTGGAGGAACAGAATATTAAAGAAACTG GACATGGAGATACCAGTGATTGTCCCACAATTCTTCAAACTGAAACACCGAGGTCCGTTTTGATGAGTAGCAGCTTAATCACGAATGATAGATCTGTCACACCAAAGGGAGATAGTACAATGCAAG AGAAAAATCATGTGGATGATGACCACTTACCGTTGTTTCAAACTGGGTTAGGGAGGTCAGTTGCAATAAGTAAGAGCTCAATTAAGAGGGCTAGTGCAGTTCTGGAGCCAAGGAACATTGCAAAGGAATTGGAAG ATGAAGCTCATTTACATGGTGGCCATGATGGCGCTCTAGTGTTTAAAACTGGACTTGGAAGAACCATCTTAGCAAGTGAGAACTCTATAAAGAAAGTACAGGTTATTTTAGAGgctcaagaagaagctaaAAGTG TAAATAATGACAATGGAGAAGCCTATGCTGAAGATGCAACGTTCCAAGCTGGAGCGCAAAAGTTTGTACCCCAAAATGGAAGTTCAAGTCATAATGCCAGTATCCTCTTTGAGCAAGGAAGCTTTGCGGAGAAAG gatATGAAGACTATGGAAGTCAACTGCCGATGTTCCAAACCGGATCTGGAAAGTCGGTCTTGATTAGTGAAAGCTCAGTGCAGAAGGCAAGGGCTGTTCTGGAGGAAGAATGCAATATGAACAGAG ATAATCATAAGCTCCTTAACAGCAAGGACAAAAAGTTTCATGTCTTTACTTCGCCTCTGAAGACAACCTGTGCAAGAACAGTAAATATATCTTCAGTTGGAGTTTCTCGAGCTGCTGCTTTGTTGGGGTTGGAGGAGAATACCCTTTCAACACAATTTTTCGGACACGTGGGAGAAAAGCTAGGTACAAAGATAACTGTTGAGCGGGAAAATCCAGAACAGAGGCTTGGTACTGCATCTGTTCATGGAATTTCTGGTGGTTGCTCCATGAGTTCTTTCCCAACAGAAAACCAAGTACTTAAGGAACCACATATGTCATTTCTACTTTCTAATAGCACTCTCTCCGATTCTGGTGAGTGTCCTATCAGATTCAGTACTGCAGGTGGCAGATCAATGGCTATTTCTAGTGATGCACTTCAACGCGCGAAAAGCCTTTTGGGTGAATCAGAACTTGCGGTTTCGAAAGATGATTTAGTTGGGCACTCTTCGGTATCTGTTTCTAAAGATGAGATACCAAGTTCAACTCTTGCCTGGAAAGAAGGTGATCTTGATTTACCAAAAATAAGTAGGGCTGAGGGCAAAACTGAATTATCAACATTTTCTCACGAAGCAATTCCTGAGAAGAAGCACACTGGTTCCTTTGGATATGCTGTACCCGATACCctggcgaccaagggaaatGGTAACAGGTTTCATGTGGGGAGTCATTCAATCAGTAATATCCCAAAGATCCCGAAGCCTTCTTCCAGATGTTTATCTGAATCAGACAATGCAAGTGACACTAAGGACATGGCTCGACGACTCCATATGCCATCGGGAGCATTGGTTGACATCACTAACTTCATGGGTGAACATTCTGGAAATATCAACCATGTTAATaatgagaagagaagaagtgTGGGAAGAAATTCTGCATCCCCATTTAAACGGCCCCGCTCATCCAG GTTCATCGCGCCTATAAACACCAACAAACAGTCCTCTACTG GAGTACACAAACTGCCACCAACTCTGATCACTCCCTGTCGAACAAAGCTTTCTGCATGTTATCCTTTTCAACATAAAAGGAAAACTTGGAAAGAGTATTTCGGTGGCCGTCCTTGCTTCAATCTTTCG AAGGAACATCTAACAGATGAAGTAAAGCTCATGGATGCAAAAAGAGCTGAGAAGTATACGTTCGATAGCTTGGGTACTGGTGCAGAAGAATTTCAGAAGATGCTGCTTGCCTGTGGTGCTTCGTCGACATATGCAACTAAAGA ATGGGTGAGCAATCACTATAAATGGATCGTGTGGAAACTTGCTTCACTTGAGAGATGCTATCCAACTAAAGCTGCTGGTAAATTCTTGACAGTTGCTAATGTTTTTGAAGAGCTGAAGTATAG GTATGACAGAGAAGTGAACAATGGCCATCGGTCAGCAATAAAGAAGATTTTAGAAGGAAATGCTTTGCCATCTTTGATGATGGTGCTGTGCATTTCAGCTATTCACTCTCGTCCTGGCATAAGCAAATGTAAGTTGGAGGCTGGTAGAGCAGATACAAACGAGGACATCAGTGGCAATAAAAGCCTGACAGCTGCTCATAGAAACAAGTCTGCACAAATTGAATTAACTGATGGATG GTATGCCCTAGAAGCTTCATTAGATGTGgcactttccgaacaactagATAAAAGAAAGCTTTCTATCGGACAAAAGCTTCGG ATATGGGGAGCTTCTTTGTGTGGTTGGACTGGGCCTGTATCATTTCATGAG GCATCTGGTACCGTCAAATTGATGGTCCATGTAAATGGCAGTTATCGTGCAAGATGGGACGATACTTTGGGGTTCT GCAAGCATGTTGGACCCCCGCTGGCATTCAAGTGCATAAAAGCTTCCGGTGGCCGAGTCCCTAGGACACTGGTTGGAGTTTCAAGGATATATCCTGTTCTGTACAAGGAGAAGTTGCCCGATGGTCGATCTGTTGTGAGATCTGAAAGGATGGAAAGAAAGGCGGTACAAATGTACCACCAAAG AGTATCTAAGATCACGGAAGATATTCTGTGTgaacaagaagaaaactgTGGCAGTACTGATGATAGTGAGGAAGGGGCGAAAATTTGCAAAATGCTAGAGCGGGCGGCTGAGCCTGAAGTTATGATGGCAGGCATGACTTCAGAGCAGATGATGTCTTTCTCCTCTTATCAAGAAAAGCAAAAG GTAGTTAGGCAAAACAAAGTGGCCAAGAAGGTTGAAAAGGCACTGGAAGTTGCTGGCCTTGGTCCAAGAGATATTACACCATTTTTGAAATTGAGAGTGACGAGCCTTGTTCATAAAACCACTGCTACAAAAACCACCAAGGAAGGGCTAATAACAATTTGGAACCCTACCGAGAAGCAA AGGACCATCTACGATGTGGAAGCAGTTAGCATCAGTACAGGCTAA